A stretch of Spirosoma oryzicola DNA encodes these proteins:
- a CDS encoding PQQ-binding-like beta-propeller repeat protein: protein MKRLLLPLGALAALTFGWSHFTQNLTDDKPNDNTNWSEYLGGPDRNHYSALSQITPDNVTNLKVAWTYATPDSGQIQTNPIIVDGVLYGVSPTVKVFALDAKTGKEIWTAGDPLKAWYSTCRGVTYWQSEGPGEPDKRILYTVGPLLYALDARTGKPIPSFGENGHADLHAGLGQAAKDKFIISNTPGTIFGDLIVMPVRVAEEVGGAPGYIRAFNVRTGKLAWTFRTIPYPNEYGYNTWPKEAYRNPDIGAANNWSGMAVDRRRGIIYVPTGSPSYDFYGGNRHGQNLFANCLLALDAKTGKRLWHFQAVHHDLWDRDFPAPPNLVTVTQNGKKIDAVAQVTKSGFVFVFDRVTGKPLFPIKEVPVPKSDIPGEMTWPTQPVPQKPAPFARQSMTEADINPHSGDRDSLKAVLRSVGKRFYEPISKQGSLMFPGTDGGAEWGGAAADPDGILYVNANDVPWIFKMIDAPKADELAHLSPGQRVYTQNCISCHGPERKGNARSGYPSLVDIGQRRDRPYVMQIVSNGKGMMPGFTALSADDKQALIAFLFGEEKQEVGSAATMAKIKEPYLPYKVTGYNKFQDSRGYPAIAPPWGTLNAINLNTGEYLWKIPLGEDKELKAKGIRNTGTENYGGPVITASGLLFIAATKDEKFRAFDKKTGKLLWETDLPAAGFATPATYQVNGKQYVVIACGGAKLGAKKGNQYVAFALP, encoded by the coding sequence ATGAAACGACTGCTTTTGCCCCTTGGAGCGCTGGCCGCGCTTACGTTCGGCTGGTCTCATTTTACGCAGAACCTAACCGACGATAAACCCAACGACAACACAAACTGGAGCGAATACCTCGGCGGTCCCGACCGAAATCATTACTCAGCCTTAAGCCAGATCACGCCTGATAACGTTACCAATTTAAAAGTAGCCTGGACCTACGCTACTCCCGATAGTGGACAGATTCAAACGAATCCGATTATTGTTGACGGCGTATTATACGGTGTGTCGCCTACCGTGAAAGTCTTTGCCCTCGACGCCAAAACCGGCAAAGAGATCTGGACCGCCGGTGATCCGCTCAAGGCGTGGTACAGCACGTGTCGCGGGGTGACGTACTGGCAGTCCGAAGGTCCCGGTGAGCCAGACAAACGAATTCTTTATACGGTCGGGCCGTTGCTGTACGCCCTGGATGCCCGAACGGGTAAGCCAATCCCAAGCTTTGGCGAAAACGGTCATGCCGACCTTCACGCTGGGTTAGGGCAGGCGGCCAAAGACAAATTTATCATCTCCAATACACCCGGTACCATTTTCGGCGACTTGATCGTGATGCCCGTTCGGGTGGCGGAAGAAGTTGGTGGAGCGCCGGGCTACATTCGGGCGTTCAATGTGCGTACGGGCAAGCTGGCCTGGACATTCCGTACGATTCCGTACCCCAACGAATACGGCTATAACACCTGGCCGAAGGAAGCGTACCGAAACCCCGATATTGGCGCGGCCAACAACTGGTCGGGCATGGCCGTCGATCGTCGCCGGGGAATTATCTATGTACCGACCGGATCGCCTTCCTACGATTTTTACGGGGGTAACCGGCATGGTCAGAACCTCTTTGCCAACTGCCTGTTAGCCCTCGACGCCAAAACCGGTAAGCGACTCTGGCATTTTCAGGCAGTGCACCATGACCTTTGGGACCGTGATTTTCCGGCTCCGCCCAATCTGGTGACCGTAACCCAGAACGGTAAAAAAATCGACGCTGTGGCGCAGGTTACCAAATCGGGTTTCGTTTTTGTGTTTGACCGCGTGACGGGAAAACCACTCTTCCCAATCAAAGAGGTACCCGTTCCGAAGTCCGATATTCCCGGTGAAATGACCTGGCCCACGCAACCGGTTCCGCAGAAGCCAGCGCCGTTTGCGCGGCAGAGCATGACCGAGGCCGACATCAACCCGCATTCGGGTGATCGCGATTCGCTGAAAGCCGTTCTTCGGTCGGTTGGTAAGCGGTTCTACGAGCCGATCAGCAAACAGGGCAGTCTGATGTTTCCCGGCACCGATGGCGGAGCTGAGTGGGGGGGCGCTGCTGCTGACCCCGACGGTATTCTGTACGTGAATGCCAACGATGTTCCGTGGATTTTCAAGATGATCGACGCGCCGAAAGCGGATGAACTGGCGCATCTCAGCCCCGGACAGCGCGTTTACACCCAAAATTGCATTAGCTGTCACGGTCCCGAACGCAAAGGCAACGCGCGAAGTGGCTATCCATCGCTGGTGGATATTGGACAGCGACGCGACCGGCCGTATGTGATGCAGATTGTCAGCAACGGGAAAGGAATGATGCCTGGTTTTACTGCTTTGTCAGCCGACGATAAACAGGCGCTGATCGCGTTTCTGTTTGGGGAAGAAAAACAGGAGGTGGGTAGTGCCGCTACCATGGCGAAAATAAAGGAGCCTTACCTGCCGTATAAAGTAACCGGATACAACAAGTTTCAGGACAGTCGGGGCTATCCGGCCATTGCGCCACCCTGGGGTACGCTCAACGCGATAAACCTGAATACGGGCGAATACCTGTGGAAGATACCCTTGGGTGAAGATAAAGAATTGAAGGCAAAAGGCATCCGAAATACGGGTACGGAGAACTACGGTGGCCCGGTCATAACGGCCAGTGGCTTGTTATTCATTGCCGCGACGAAAGACGAAAAATTCCGGGCGTTTGACAAGAAAACGGGTAAGCTACTTTGGGAAACCGATTTGCCCGCTGCCGGATTTGCCACGCCCGCAACCTATCAGGTAAATGGCAAGCAATACGTTGTCATTGCCTGTGGTGGTGCCAAGCTGGGGGCCAAAAAAGGAAATCAGTACGTAGCGTTCGCGCTTCCTTAG
- a CDS encoding PepSY-associated TM helix domain-containing protein, whose product MRTTGKNIAAKLHLWLGLGSGLVVFIVALTGSLLVFEKELEPIIDARFHTIVPPDNAQRVPLDELVTTATTQFPGKKLSRVVIEPHPDRTVVVELQQSKKAKDILAVALDPYTGKVVEARQEQDAFFSVVLRLHRYLCLGDTGKIITGISCVSFLIIMISGLVLWWPNRKNAKQRFTVKWGASFKRLNWDLHAIFGFYVLPFVFLIASTGLIWSYKWVNNLLFYAFDGKPQTKREAPANQSSVSLKSADLLEEMYAETNRLLPHSGAITFAFPETDSLAVTVSKRNEEAAIDNIVDFLYFDNATGDLIKKRLYDGETRGFKARRIIFPIHTGSMLGWPTKIIALIVALITASLPITGFLIWWGRGRKKSGTVRQRSVDRALPKQPQHNRSVVVAASNKLSEG is encoded by the coding sequence GTGAGAACAACAGGGAAAAACATCGCAGCAAAACTACATTTATGGCTGGGGCTTGGCTCCGGCCTTGTGGTTTTTATCGTGGCGCTTACGGGGTCGCTACTCGTTTTCGAAAAGGAGCTGGAGCCAATCATCGATGCCCGGTTTCATACCATCGTGCCACCCGATAATGCGCAACGGGTACCCCTCGACGAGTTGGTGACAACGGCAACCACCCAGTTTCCCGGCAAAAAATTAAGCCGCGTTGTTATCGAGCCGCACCCCGACCGCACCGTTGTGGTTGAACTTCAGCAAAGCAAAAAAGCAAAAGATATACTGGCTGTCGCCCTTGATCCGTATACGGGTAAAGTCGTGGAGGCAAGGCAGGAGCAGGACGCCTTTTTTTCGGTTGTGCTGCGGCTGCACCGGTACCTCTGTTTGGGTGACACGGGAAAGATCATCACCGGTATTTCGTGCGTTTCGTTCCTGATCATTATGATTAGCGGCTTAGTGCTCTGGTGGCCGAATCGCAAAAACGCGAAACAGCGCTTTACGGTAAAATGGGGTGCTTCGTTCAAACGGCTCAATTGGGATTTGCACGCCATTTTCGGTTTCTACGTACTCCCGTTTGTTTTTCTGATCGCGTCGACGGGGTTGATCTGGAGTTACAAATGGGTCAACAACCTGCTTTTCTACGCCTTTGACGGTAAACCGCAGACTAAGCGGGAAGCCCCCGCAAATCAGTCGTCAGTCTCGTTGAAAAGTGCGGATCTTCTGGAGGAAATGTACGCAGAAACGAATAGACTTTTACCCCATTCCGGAGCCATTACGTTCGCGTTTCCGGAAACCGACAGTCTGGCCGTAACGGTATCAAAACGGAATGAAGAAGCAGCCATCGATAATATTGTTGACTTCCTGTATTTTGACAATGCAACCGGCGATCTGATCAAAAAACGGTTGTACGACGGCGAAACCCGGGGCTTTAAAGCGCGTAGGATTATTTTCCCGATTCACACGGGCAGTATGCTTGGCTGGCCTACCAAGATCATTGCGCTCATTGTGGCGCTGATAACCGCCAGTTTACCCATCACGGGCTTTCTTATCTGGTGGGGACGGGGCAGGAAAAAGAGCGGGACTGTCAGGCAACGAAGCGTCGACAGAGCCTTGCCCAAACAACCGCAGCACAATCGTTCGGTTGTCGTAGCCGCATCGAACAAGCTGAGCGAAGGCTAA
- a CDS encoding alpha/beta hydrolase, whose translation MRYRLITTFLFLLTGLTTFAQSEEPIHYKITVPAEVDLTLDGTLTLPANLTKPVPVVLIIAGSGSTDRDGNSPAPIATFGTLKAGTYRMLADSLVRQGIAVARYDKRGSGANIAATMKVLKPQDHRFDYYISDAVGFIRQLQADKRFSKVVVAGHSEGSLVGMLATIETKASGFISLAGAGRNIADVLKVQFKGLPEEQRQLVYQDLDSLRSGQTVHKPALVALMVLHPLLQPAMISWMKYDPANELKRIKGPVLIINGKQDIQVAASEAEMLKAARPDARLLLFDQMNHVLKNAPTDTTENFKTYTDPALPLTAGLATAIAQFVKR comes from the coding sequence ATGCGTTATCGGCTGATTACTACTTTTTTGTTCCTACTTACCGGGCTAACAACCTTTGCGCAGTCCGAAGAGCCGATTCATTACAAGATCACGGTACCAGCAGAGGTTGACCTAACCCTCGACGGAACGTTGACACTTCCGGCCAACCTGACCAAACCCGTACCTGTCGTGCTGATCATTGCGGGGTCGGGTTCTACGGACCGGGATGGCAATAGCCCCGCGCCCATTGCAACCTTCGGAACGCTCAAGGCCGGTACGTACCGAATGCTAGCCGATAGTTTGGTCCGTCAGGGAATCGCCGTGGCTCGCTACGACAAACGGGGTTCGGGGGCTAATATCGCTGCCACCATGAAGGTGCTGAAGCCGCAGGACCACCGCTTCGACTACTACATCAGTGATGCCGTCGGCTTTATTCGTCAGCTACAGGCCGACAAACGGTTTTCGAAAGTCGTGGTTGCCGGTCATAGCGAAGGCTCGTTGGTGGGGATGTTAGCGACTATTGAGACAAAGGCCAGTGGCTTTATATCCCTGGCGGGGGCGGGCCGGAATATTGCCGATGTGTTGAAAGTACAGTTTAAGGGTTTGCCGGAAGAACAGCGACAACTGGTCTACCAGGATCTGGATTCGCTCCGGTCGGGACAAACGGTTCATAAACCGGCTCTGGTTGCGCTGATGGTTTTACATCCATTATTACAGCCTGCCATGATTTCGTGGATGAAATACGATCCGGCCAACGAACTAAAACGGATTAAAGGACCCGTATTGATTATTAACGGGAAACAGGATATCCAGGTTGCTGCGAGCGAAGCGGAGATGCTAAAAGCGGCCCGGCCTGACGCTCGTTTGCTGCTGTTCGATCAGATGAACCACGTGCTTAAGAACGCACCAACGGATACCACCGAAAATTTTAAGACGTACACCGATCCGGCCTTGCCCCTGACGGCGGGTCTGGCAACGGCCATCGCTCAGTTTGTGAAGCGGTAG
- a CDS encoding TonB-dependent receptor yields MKISFTCLLILSSCLCFAQTGLIKGRVSNESGDPVEAINIILKGTGKGTTTSASGEFTFSGLAAGSYQLVATGVGYQTLGRTISLAEQQTVTLNLTVQEAMQELQTVEIVGRRETTYKNDISFIASKTATPLKDVPQAVSYVTKEVLRDQGAFTMGDAVKNMSGVNQFTFYDDLTIRGFRMNGGSTTQLFNGLRTFSGFWKQPPVNYLERVEVVKGAASALYGNSSPGGTINRVTKKPLTTPQKSLLFTTGSFNTMRVLADFTGPMNESKTLLYRLNLGYVNAQSFRNLQFDKNIIIAPSVSFLPTTKTRINFDLVYNKSNSRLDRGQSVKGNDLYSSSTATSLNAVNDYLNEETYLITTSLNHQFSANTSFNMAYLRTGYTEDLLEHRSSNVNAIDSAGKAIDNLVARQVFVRQTKSFMDNVSLFLNHNFRTGRAEHKFVVGYDYIQSTTPKGSGQQTANGYLLKAGGAAAYNAKRPDLYQFYNYTANGVTRSIPKPNVSHYDLTLQNNQLEDPTKYIYNVTTNASTTPVFYSLHGIYLQEQVKIDRLQILLGLRYDTYIDKKGYTTSTESNVTQHAFLPRIGAVYSVTKNVNLYGTYTTGYNPQDATVQSDPLSGGPFDPIRSTLKEVGLKSEWLDGRLTANLSVYDITQTNTLYSANAADNPNLMIQIGQERAKGVEVDVTGNILPNWSLIATYSRNDAKITDAGSRAADQVLVNMQKPNAPKEQGSLWTKYTFVSAGLNGLGIGLGGNFVTERNLSLNNTQTIPGYTLLNAAVYYKIDKFQFQVNLNNLANKTYWVGGYDYLRLFPGTPRNFMATVSYTF; encoded by the coding sequence ATGAAAATCTCGTTTACTTGTTTACTTATCCTAAGCAGTTGTCTGTGTTTTGCGCAGACAGGACTGATAAAAGGCCGGGTTTCTAATGAAAGCGGTGACCCAGTTGAAGCAATTAACATCATTTTAAAAGGTACAGGCAAAGGAACAACTACATCCGCATCCGGTGAATTTACGTTTTCAGGCTTAGCCGCAGGATCGTACCAACTTGTCGCGACCGGCGTTGGCTACCAAACGCTTGGCCGTACAATATCGCTGGCAGAACAGCAAACCGTAACGCTAAACCTGACCGTTCAGGAAGCTATGCAGGAGTTGCAAACCGTTGAAATTGTGGGCCGTCGCGAAACGACGTACAAGAACGACATCTCATTTATTGCCAGCAAAACGGCTACTCCATTGAAAGACGTACCGCAGGCCGTGAGTTATGTCACCAAGGAAGTGCTACGCGATCAGGGCGCTTTCACTATGGGCGATGCCGTGAAAAATATGAGCGGTGTGAACCAGTTTACGTTCTACGACGACCTGACGATTCGTGGTTTTCGCATGAACGGCGGTAGCACTACCCAACTCTTTAACGGACTCCGCACCTTTTCGGGATTCTGGAAACAGCCACCCGTCAACTACCTGGAGCGTGTCGAAGTAGTCAAAGGCGCTGCTTCGGCCCTGTACGGCAATTCGTCGCCGGGGGGGACGATCAACCGGGTCACGAAAAAACCGCTGACGACTCCGCAGAAATCGCTTCTGTTCACGACGGGCAGCTTCAACACCATGCGTGTGCTGGCCGACTTCACCGGTCCGATGAACGAAAGCAAAACGCTCTTGTACCGCCTGAATCTGGGTTACGTGAACGCGCAGTCATTCCGAAATCTTCAGTTCGACAAAAACATCATTATTGCGCCCTCGGTGTCATTCCTGCCGACCACCAAAACCCGCATCAACTTTGACCTGGTTTACAACAAGTCGAACAGCCGACTTGACCGGGGGCAGTCTGTAAAAGGAAACGATTTGTATTCCAGCTCAACGGCTACGTCGCTCAACGCCGTCAACGATTACCTGAACGAAGAAACCTATCTGATCACGACCTCGCTGAACCATCAATTTAGTGCCAATACGTCGTTCAACATGGCTTATCTTCGTACGGGCTACACGGAAGATTTGCTGGAACACCGGAGCAGCAACGTCAACGCCATCGATTCGGCGGGGAAAGCCATTGACAACCTGGTAGCCCGGCAGGTTTTTGTGCGGCAGACCAAATCATTCATGGACAATGTCTCGCTGTTCCTGAACCATAACTTCCGTACGGGTCGGGCGGAGCATAAATTTGTTGTTGGCTATGATTATATCCAGTCGACAACGCCTAAAGGGTCAGGGCAGCAAACCGCCAACGGATATTTGCTGAAGGCCGGTGGAGCCGCAGCGTACAATGCAAAACGTCCGGACCTGTATCAGTTTTACAACTATACGGCCAACGGCGTTACGCGGAGCATTCCGAAACCAAACGTATCACATTACGACCTGACGCTTCAGAATAACCAACTGGAAGATCCTACCAAGTACATCTACAATGTCACGACCAATGCGTCAACTACGCCCGTTTTCTACTCCTTGCACGGTATTTATTTGCAGGAACAGGTAAAGATTGATCGGTTGCAAATTCTGCTCGGTCTTCGCTATGACACGTACATTGACAAAAAAGGCTATACCACCAGCACCGAAAGCAATGTTACGCAGCACGCCTTTTTACCACGGATCGGGGCGGTATACAGCGTAACGAAAAACGTAAATCTGTACGGAACCTACACGACTGGTTATAACCCGCAGGATGCTACGGTGCAAAGCGATCCGTTGTCGGGCGGTCCGTTTGACCCGATCCGAAGCACGTTGAAGGAAGTTGGGTTAAAAAGCGAATGGCTGGACGGACGACTAACCGCTAACCTGTCCGTATACGACATAACTCAAACGAATACGCTTTATTCGGCCAATGCCGCCGATAACCCAAACCTGATGATCCAGATTGGACAGGAGCGGGCAAAAGGGGTAGAGGTTGACGTAACGGGCAATATCCTTCCCAACTGGAGTCTGATCGCTACCTACAGTCGCAATGACGCCAAGATTACGGATGCGGGTTCGCGAGCGGCCGATCAGGTTCTGGTGAATATGCAGAAACCGAATGCGCCCAAAGAGCAAGGCAGCTTATGGACCAAATACACGTTCGTATCGGCTGGGCTGAACGGATTGGGTATTGGTTTGGGCGGTAATTTTGTGACAGAACGTAACTTGTCACTGAACAATACACAGACCATTCCAGGCTATACGCTTCTGAACGCGGCTGTTTATTACAAGATCGATAAGTTTCAGTTTCAGGTGAATCTAAACAATCTGGCTAATAAGACCTACTGGGTGGGTGGATACGACTATTTGCGGTTGTTTCCGGGTACACCCCGTAACTTTATGGCTACTGTTTCCTATACATTCTAG